The following proteins are co-located in the Heteronotia binoei isolate CCM8104 ecotype False Entrance Well chromosome 8, APGP_CSIRO_Hbin_v1, whole genome shotgun sequence genome:
- the RRP7A gene encoding ribosomal RNA-processing protein 7 homolog A, which translates to MATSKRKRGKGVACVAPAGYTAIPLKFSEKHQSLQYLYVKEHKVREEKDPNRPPNHTLFVLNVPPYCTEECLSRLFSGCCSVQSVEMCEKPVLGEKPEVPESKFFNTKTLLGLKVAYVVFKSPAGIQAARSLSVHEPLVISSVSHPVQTGIRKWIAGYAASLVDPAELKKEVDAFMQAYDQKVAEEDANAEDEDGIPDEDGWVKVTRKGRRPGLPRTETASLRVLEREKHKRARKELLNFYAWQHRETKREHIAQLRKKFEEDKQKIALMRAQRKFRPY; encoded by the exons ATGGCGACTTCTAAGAGGAAACGTGGGAAGGGTGTGGCGTGTGTTGCTCCTGCGGGATATACAG CTATTCCACTGAAATTCTCAGAAAAGCATCAATCACTTCAGTATCTCTATGTGAAGGAGCACAAAGTCAGAGAGGAAAAAGATCCTAACAGGCCTCCAAACCATACCCTTTTCGTTCTCAATGTCCCGCCATATTGCACAGAG GAATGCTTGTCGAGGCTGTTCTCTGGCTGCTGTTCTGTACAGTCTGTGGAGATGTGTGAAAAGCCAGTGCTGGGAGAAAAGCCAGAAGTACCTGAGTCCAAGTTCTTCAACACTAAGACATTGCTG GGACTCAAGGTGGCCTATGTGGTGTTCAAGAGTCCAGCTGGTATACAGGCTGCTCGGTCCTTATCAGTACATGAGCCCCTAGTGATATCTTCTGTCAGTCACCCTGTGCAAACTGGAATTCGCA AATGGATTGCTGGGTATGCTGCATCACTTGTAGATCCTGCTGAGCTGAAGAAAGAGGTGGATGCTTTCATGCAAGCCTATGACCAGAAGGTTGCTGAG GAAGATGCAAATGCTGAGGATGAAGATGGTATCCCAGATGAAGATGGGTGGGTGAAGGTGACCAGGAAAGGTCGAAGGCCTGGACTCCCACGGACAGAGACAGCCAGCCTGCGGGTACTGGAGAGAGAGAAGCACAAGAGAGCACGCAAAGAGCTTCTCAATTTCTATGCTTGGCAACATCGTGAGACTAAGAGGGAGC ACATAGCCCAGCTGAGGAAGAAATTTGAAGAGGACAAGCAGAAAATTGCACTCATGCGAGCACAGCGGAAGTTCCGGCCATACTGA